The Oharaeibacter diazotrophicus genome includes a window with the following:
- a CDS encoding mannose-1-phosphate guanylyltransferase/mannose-6-phosphate isomerase gives MTSKIVPVILAGGSGTRLWPVSRDAFPKQFQPLVGEESTYQQTLRRVAAGPDFADPVVITSGAFRFFARRQASEVGADATVILEPARRDSAAAVAAAAVFAERRNPGSLVLALAADHVVLDDEGFREAVRAGKPGAEAGRIVVFGLVPTEPKTAYGYIRPGAPLGEDPDLCAVESFVEKPDAPTAVRYCTEGYLWNCGNFLFRSDVMIAEFRRYAPEILDAVEAAVGNAADDIGFVRLDEASFSRAPKISIDYAVIEKTREIAVVRCRFPWSDVGAWDAIWQVTGKDGAGNATLGDVELIGSQNCLVHAHGLLATVVGAEDLVVIASQDAVMVAPKNRAQEVKGLVDKLAKSGRREATQHRRDYRPWGYVEAIDAGARFAVKRIVVDPGGVLSMHRHLHRAEHWVVVKGSAILTIPGEAERVLGENQSFYVPVGTTHRLSNRGRLPLELIEVRTGGYLDEDDKEFPVDPTPAIG, from the coding sequence ATGACGTCGAAGATCGTGCCCGTGATTTTGGCGGGTGGCTCCGGCACGAGACTGTGGCCGGTATCGCGCGACGCGTTCCCGAAACAGTTCCAGCCGCTGGTCGGCGAGGAATCGACCTATCAGCAGACGTTGCGCCGCGTCGCCGCCGGTCCCGACTTCGCCGATCCGGTCGTGATCACCTCCGGCGCCTTCCGCTTCTTCGCACGCCGACAGGCGAGCGAGGTCGGCGCCGACGCCACCGTGATCCTGGAGCCCGCGCGCCGCGACAGCGCCGCCGCGGTGGCCGCCGCGGCCGTGTTCGCCGAGCGGCGCAACCCGGGCTCGCTGGTGCTGGCGCTCGCCGCCGACCACGTCGTGCTCGACGACGAGGGCTTCCGCGAAGCGGTCCGGGCCGGCAAGCCGGGCGCGGAGGCCGGCCGGATCGTGGTGTTCGGTCTGGTGCCGACCGAGCCGAAGACCGCCTACGGCTACATCCGCCCCGGCGCCCCGCTCGGCGAGGATCCCGACCTCTGCGCCGTCGAGAGCTTCGTCGAGAAGCCGGACGCGCCGACGGCGGTGCGCTACTGCACCGAGGGCTATCTCTGGAACTGCGGCAACTTCCTGTTCCGCTCCGACGTGATGATCGCCGAGTTCCGGCGTTACGCCCCAGAGATCCTCGACGCCGTCGAGGCGGCGGTCGGGAACGCGGCCGACGACATCGGATTCGTCCGGCTCGACGAGGCGTCGTTCTCGCGCGCGCCCAAGATCTCGATCGACTACGCCGTGATCGAGAAGACCCGCGAGATCGCGGTGGTGCGCTGCCGCTTCCCGTGGTCCGACGTCGGCGCCTGGGACGCGATCTGGCAGGTCACCGGCAAGGACGGCGCCGGCAACGCCACGCTCGGCGACGTGGAACTGATCGGCTCGCAGAACTGCCTCGTCCACGCCCACGGCCTGCTCGCGACCGTGGTCGGCGCCGAGGATCTGGTGGTGATCGCGTCGCAGGACGCTGTCATGGTGGCGCCGAAGAACCGCGCCCAGGAGGTCAAGGGCCTCGTCGACAAGCTGGCGAAGTCCGGCCGCCGGGAAGCGACGCAGCACCGCCGCGACTACCGGCCGTGGGGCTACGTCGAGGCGATCGACGCCGGCGCCCGCTTCGCGGTCAAGCGCATCGTGGTCGATCCGGGCGGCGTGCTCTCGATGCACCGCCACCTCCACCGCGCCGAGCACTGGGTGGTCGTGAAGGGTTCTGCGATCCTCACGATCCCGGGCGAGGCGGAACGCGTGCTCGGCGAGAACCAGTCGTTCTACGTGCCGGTCGGCACGACGCATCGTCTGTCCAACCGCGGACGTCTTCCCCTCGAATTGATCGAAGTCCGCACGGGCGGGTATCTCGACGAGGACGACAAGGAATTCCCGGTTGATCCCACCCCCGCGATTGGCTAG
- the gmd gene encoding GDP-mannose 4,6-dehydratase: MSKTALITGITGQDGAYLSQLLLDKGYRVVGVVRRSSHNEKIDHRLRWLGIADSVEMVDGDLLDLSGLCRIVKDVQPDEVYNLAAQSFVKTSWQQPLLTGQATGIGAANVLEAVRLIKPDARFYQASSSEMYGLIQEPRQSEKTPFYPRSPYAVAKLYAHWMTVNYRESFGLHASSGILFNHESPLRGLEFVTRKVTDAVARIKLGLAKELRLGNTDAKRDWGHARDYVRAMWLMLQQDTADDYVVATGRTVSVGDMVNIAFAHVGLDPAEFVKVDQTFFRPAEVDVLLGDPSKAERALGWKPETTLEQMITEMVDADLARHRSQLV; this comes from the coding sequence ATGTCCAAGACGGCTCTCATCACCGGCATCACGGGTCAGGACGGTGCCTACCTGTCGCAGTTGCTGCTCGACAAGGGATACCGGGTCGTCGGCGTCGTCCGCCGCTCCAGCCACAACGAGAAGATCGATCACCGCCTGCGCTGGCTCGGCATCGCCGACTCCGTCGAGATGGTGGACGGTGACCTGCTCGACCTCTCGGGCCTCTGCCGCATCGTCAAGGACGTCCAGCCGGACGAGGTCTACAACCTCGCCGCCCAGTCCTTCGTGAAGACGTCCTGGCAGCAGCCGCTGCTGACCGGTCAGGCCACCGGCATCGGCGCGGCCAACGTGCTCGAGGCGGTCCGCCTGATCAAGCCGGACGCGCGCTTCTACCAGGCGTCGTCGTCGGAGATGTACGGCCTGATCCAGGAGCCGCGCCAGAGCGAGAAGACGCCGTTCTACCCGCGCTCCCCCTACGCGGTCGCCAAGCTCTACGCCCACTGGATGACGGTGAACTATCGCGAGAGCTTCGGCCTGCACGCCTCGTCGGGCATCCTGTTCAACCACGAGTCGCCGCTGCGCGGCCTCGAGTTCGTCACCCGCAAGGTGACCGACGCCGTCGCCCGCATCAAGCTCGGCCTCGCCAAGGAGCTGCGCCTCGGCAACACCGACGCCAAGCGCGACTGGGGCCACGCCCGCGACTACGTCCGCGCCATGTGGCTGATGCTGCAGCAGGACACCGCGGACGACTACGTGGTGGCCACCGGCCGCACCGTCTCGGTCGGCGACATGGTCAACATCGCCTTCGCCCACGTCGGCCTCGACCCGGCCGAGTTCGTCAAGGTCGATCAGACCTTCTTCCGCCCGGCCGAGGTGGACGTGCTGCTCGGCGATCCCTCCAAGGCCGAGCGTGCGCTCGGCTGGAAGCCCGAGACCACGCTCGAGCAGATGATCACCGAGATGGTCGACGCCGACCTCGCCCGTCACCGCAGCCAGCTGGTCTGA
- a CDS encoding glycosyltransferase family 4 protein, whose protein sequence is MVISDRGWILERLAKEIADRISGVTYDTEPNTSAALNYYVTYGCRKERASPIEVALFTHIEDEANARAKFIRTAKDVDACIAMSEATATILKEIGIESPAVILPGVDLDRFVPKLRVGVVGRTYHTGRKGEALVNAVMDVPGIEWVFTGDGWPEAGHRVDEADLPAFYRTLDYVLVPALNEGGPMCVLEALASGVPVIGSDVGWVPDFPHHAFEKGNADSLRALLVRLLGEKMALRESVLAVTWDRWAGEHDRLFRKLLAERGIGGGTTVAAPAVRPYKSVALVTAGLESTIVGGPSVRVPKTAALMRDRGTRAEALSFPTSKLTGFDLVHAYNIWPPASAARIARRAAALGKPFVFSPILLDLSEAPYWQHEVMRTARKVEAPEDARAIFAEARRLHLVDRPGARAIEEPEPGYLGGLREIGEIADAVVYLSEYERKLYRRLSPSEPAISRLIVNPVDAAHFADGDPDMFREAHGLGDYVLCVARVEHRKNQLMLAIAAREAGLPLVLVGHAGDEAYANHVRRLGGPDLVMVNRLDPGSPMLRSAIAGARVVTLPSWAEGAPLAALEAGAAGARLLLSDRSSEREYFGDHARYCDPSDPDSIRDELVAMWDLSGREGRHDAALAEHVRTTFSWERHVDSTLDLYREVREARGEGRVPTAAARLATVETRPALAAGAPVRIVLDITTMSNNATLRSGIVRVEAALARELPGVADTEIRFVAWRNSAIGFVEVPAVVARGGRVKDFANSGLAQVVKPDASWRGARFVVVGSSWMQNAEYAQSIVGFARAAEAELCVLMHDLTPYLFPAWFADGYSEPFVRNMSTLFSKVDRLLVYSENTREDSIRAALDIDLDLAPTQKIRLADDIGTFATALSASGLAIQEKFGRRPFVLSTGAIHARKNYGLLYDVWSILRDKMGDACPHLVIVGGVSWNGGELARTMRLDRTVNRFIHILTDVDDSALDWLYRNCLMTAYPSLYEGWGLPVGESLAYGKICVASNRSSVPEIAPTVTDLIDPLDRVEWAARIMHYAGSASARAAREAQIRDTYRQTTWADTSRDLVTVLREPTTTRQRNRYTLGELVLLSDGIGAARFLEGGWSQPEAWGTWVVDASPRVRLQLDRRPTSDLVLHMMARVLAPPQFEVAYTVVANGTKVADWRYRNPVTVPAGHTPHVLNIAAIPADLVGDDGVLVLEFVASRIFKVAEVIGGSTDPRNLGLGVVAFAVQAKPHATTGYDLAYQLDVRKAVGLDVPLENAMRHSPVRPALPIGEWVFGGSAAAKVVVANPAMAAATYAFTPVNGTVTFTGGLPFLDPAQETCRLRVLVAPGSAAAADCDVLVHVNGEIVAERRFEAEGVAELHVDVPFALLAARSPATISVFLVDGPAAGDKGTSLLAVRLDPGVSGAPGLPITRDAPHLPDSAHADRVLDGAWYGSEGHRVWSVGDCGRLVYRVDLAEGGSEFLLLRLGAVVDGAEGDEIFVEIDGQALAPLPVPAGAVGGVDLGEVLVPLGGLLPPGRRRVEIGLRRGRRTAPLLLGLSADARELGVMFKGARLDGCMPGESLVGLDDGEPAERARRYQAAYLELLERPRLVVDVSALGDGVEAPGAAAAIATALARRSVQGLRPVLARRDGRGYVAATAGPDAEVIDLRPGDRVLLVLEGGPTEDNLAALSDVLALRCGKGLVVVEPAADGFPWRLDSNLLRDGAWLGAVDGIVPDLSMWPGLPTGGRSVALDVHRVRVLDAEEGGIAEVAVEVAEALAGAVAAAGAELDPDRYGTATYFATSPRLQTQCGRREGGMIRSSERAGYLVFGPYVPVGSGRYDVEIYGEGDAATFSDCVADVSARQGTLTLAAAGLAVLAEGVDAKGGLVARLAVEIEEPVDDLEVRVFVKADSVVDFRCMRIVRRGDLEAPAAVEVEPQEPADLGVDADFEGDLA, encoded by the coding sequence GTGGTGATTTCGGATCGCGGTTGGATTCTGGAACGTCTGGCTAAAGAGATCGCCGATCGCATTTCAGGTGTCACGTACGATACCGAGCCGAATACGTCGGCGGCGCTGAACTATTACGTCACCTATGGTTGTCGCAAGGAGCGCGCTTCGCCGATCGAGGTCGCGCTGTTCACGCACATCGAGGACGAGGCCAACGCCAGGGCCAAGTTCATCCGCACCGCGAAGGACGTCGACGCCTGCATCGCCATGTCCGAGGCGACCGCGACCATCCTGAAGGAGATCGGCATCGAATCGCCGGCGGTGATCCTGCCCGGCGTCGACCTCGACCGTTTCGTGCCGAAGCTGCGCGTCGGCGTGGTCGGTCGCACCTACCACACCGGCCGCAAGGGCGAGGCGCTCGTCAACGCGGTGATGGACGTCCCCGGCATCGAGTGGGTGTTCACCGGCGACGGCTGGCCGGAGGCGGGGCACCGCGTCGACGAGGCCGACCTGCCGGCCTTCTACCGCACGCTCGACTACGTGCTGGTCCCCGCCCTCAACGAGGGTGGCCCGATGTGCGTCCTCGAGGCGCTCGCCTCGGGCGTGCCGGTGATCGGCTCCGACGTCGGCTGGGTGCCCGATTTCCCGCACCATGCCTTCGAAAAGGGCAATGCGGACTCCCTGCGCGCGCTGCTCGTCAGGCTGCTCGGCGAGAAGATGGCGCTGCGCGAGTCCGTGCTCGCCGTCACGTGGGACCGCTGGGCCGGCGAGCACGATCGCCTGTTCCGCAAGCTGCTCGCCGAGCGCGGCATCGGCGGCGGCACGACCGTCGCCGCTCCGGCCGTGCGGCCCTACAAGTCGGTGGCGCTGGTCACCGCGGGGCTCGAATCGACCATCGTCGGCGGGCCGAGCGTGCGCGTGCCGAAGACCGCCGCGCTGATGCGCGACCGCGGCACCCGGGCCGAGGCGCTGTCGTTCCCGACCTCGAAGCTGACCGGCTTCGACCTCGTCCACGCCTACAACATCTGGCCGCCGGCGAGCGCCGCCCGTATCGCCCGGCGCGCCGCCGCGCTCGGCAAGCCCTTCGTGTTCTCGCCGATCCTGCTCGACCTCTCCGAGGCGCCCTACTGGCAGCACGAGGTCATGCGCACGGCGCGCAAGGTCGAGGCGCCCGAGGACGCCCGCGCGATCTTCGCCGAGGCGCGCCGTCTGCACCTCGTCGACCGCCCGGGCGCGCGCGCGATCGAGGAGCCGGAACCGGGTTACCTCGGCGGCCTGCGCGAGATCGGCGAGATCGCCGACGCGGTGGTCTACCTGTCCGAGTACGAGCGCAAGCTCTACCGCCGCCTCAGCCCGTCCGAGCCGGCGATCTCGCGCCTGATCGTCAACCCGGTCGACGCCGCCCACTTCGCCGACGGCGACCCCGACATGTTCCGGGAGGCCCACGGCCTCGGCGACTACGTCCTCTGCGTCGCCCGCGTCGAGCACCGCAAGAACCAGCTGATGCTGGCGATCGCGGCCCGCGAGGCCGGGCTGCCGCTGGTGCTGGTCGGCCACGCCGGCGACGAGGCCTACGCCAACCACGTCCGCCGTCTCGGCGGCCCCGACCTCGTCATGGTCAATCGGCTCGACCCGGGATCGCCGATGCTGCGTTCGGCGATCGCCGGCGCGCGCGTCGTCACCCTGCCGAGCTGGGCGGAGGGCGCGCCGCTCGCCGCGCTGGAGGCCGGTGCCGCCGGCGCCCGGCTGCTGCTCAGCGACCGCTCGTCCGAGCGCGAGTACTTCGGCGACCACGCCCGCTACTGCGACCCCTCGGACCCGGATTCGATCCGCGACGAGCTCGTGGCGATGTGGGACCTCTCCGGCCGCGAGGGCCGCCACGACGCCGCGCTCGCCGAGCACGTGCGCACCACCTTCTCGTGGGAGCGCCACGTCGACTCCACCCTCGACCTCTACCGCGAGGTCCGCGAGGCTCGCGGCGAGGGCAGGGTGCCGACCGCCGCGGCGCGCCTCGCCACCGTCGAGACCCGGCCGGCGCTCGCCGCCGGTGCGCCGGTGCGCATCGTGCTCGACATCACCACCATGTCCAACAACGCCACGCTGCGCTCGGGCATCGTGCGCGTCGAGGCCGCGCTGGCGCGCGAACTGCCCGGCGTGGCGGACACCGAGATCCGCTTCGTCGCGTGGCGCAACTCGGCGATCGGCTTCGTCGAGGTGCCGGCGGTGGTCGCCCGCGGCGGCCGCGTCAAGGACTTCGCCAACAGCGGCCTCGCGCAGGTCGTCAAGCCTGATGCGTCCTGGCGCGGTGCCCGCTTCGTCGTCGTCGGCAGCAGCTGGATGCAGAACGCGGAGTATGCCCAGTCGATCGTCGGCTTCGCCCGCGCCGCCGAGGCCGAGCTCTGCGTGCTGATGCACGACCTGACCCCCTACCTGTTCCCGGCGTGGTTCGCGGACGGCTATTCCGAGCCGTTCGTGCGCAACATGTCGACGTTGTTCTCCAAGGTCGATCGGCTGCTGGTCTACTCCGAGAACACCCGCGAGGATTCGATCCGCGCCGCCCTCGACATCGACCTCGACCTCGCGCCGACCCAGAAGATCCGGCTCGCCGACGACATCGGCACCTTCGCCACCGCCCTGTCGGCGTCGGGCCTCGCGATCCAGGAGAAGTTCGGGCGCCGTCCCTTCGTGCTGTCCACCGGCGCGATCCACGCCCGCAAGAACTACGGGCTGCTCTACGACGTCTGGTCGATCCTCCGCGACAAGATGGGCGATGCCTGTCCGCATCTGGTGATCGTCGGCGGCGTGTCGTGGAACGGCGGCGAACTGGCGCGTACGATGCGGCTCGACCGCACGGTCAACCGCTTCATCCACATCCTCACCGACGTCGACGATTCCGCGCTCGACTGGCTCTACCGCAACTGCCTGATGACGGCCTATCCCTCGCTCTACGAGGGCTGGGGCCTGCCGGTCGGCGAGAGCCTCGCCTACGGCAAGATCTGCGTCGCCTCCAACCGGTCGTCGGTGCCGGAGATCGCCCCGACCGTCACCGACCTGATCGATCCGCTCGACCGTGTCGAATGGGCGGCGCGGATCATGCACTACGCCGGCTCGGCCAGCGCCCGGGCCGCCCGCGAGGCGCAGATCCGCGACACCTACCGCCAGACCACCTGGGCCGACACCAGCCGCGACCTCGTGACCGTGCTGCGCGAGCCGACCACGACCCGCCAGCGTAACCGCTACACGCTCGGTGAACTGGTCCTCCTGTCGGACGGCATCGGGGCCGCCCGCTTCCTCGAGGGCGGCTGGTCGCAGCCCGAGGCCTGGGGCACCTGGGTGGTCGACGCGTCGCCGCGGGTCCGCCTGCAGCTCGATCGCAGGCCGACGTCCGACCTCGTCCTGCACATGATGGCGCGCGTGCTCGCGCCGCCGCAGTTCGAGGTGGCCTACACGGTCGTGGCCAACGGCACCAAGGTGGCCGACTGGCGCTACCGCAACCCGGTCACCGTGCCCGCCGGCCACACGCCGCACGTGCTCAACATCGCAGCGATTCCCGCCGATCTCGTCGGCGACGACGGCGTCCTCGTGCTGGAGTTCGTCGCCAGTCGCATCTTCAAGGTCGCCGAGGTCATCGGGGGCTCCACCGACCCGCGCAACCTCGGGCTCGGCGTGGTCGCCTTCGCCGTCCAGGCCAAGCCGCACGCCACCACCGGCTACGACCTCGCCTACCAGCTCGACGTCCGCAAGGCCGTCGGCCTCGACGTGCCGTTGGAAAACGCGATGCGGCACTCGCCGGTGCGGCCGGCGCTGCCGATCGGCGAGTGGGTCTTCGGCGGCAGTGCCGCCGCCAAGGTGGTCGTCGCCAATCCGGCGATGGCGGCGGCGACCTATGCCTTCACGCCCGTCAACGGCACGGTGACGTTCACCGGCGGTCTGCCGTTCCTCGACCCCGCCCAAGAGACCTGCCGCCTGCGCGTCCTGGTCGCCCCGGGTTCGGCCGCCGCCGCCGACTGCGACGTGCTCGTCCACGTCAACGGCGAGATCGTCGCGGAGCGGCGCTTCGAGGCGGAGGGCGTGGCCGAACTCCACGTCGACGTGCCCTTCGCCCTGCTCGCCGCCCGCTCGCCGGCCACGATCTCGGTGTTCCTGGTCGACGGGCCCGCCGCGGGCGACAAGGGGACGTCGCTGCTGGCCGTCCGCCTGGATCCCGGCGTGTCGGGGGCTCCGGGCCTGCCGATCACCCGCGACGCGCCGCATCTGCCCGACTCCGCCCATGCCGACCGCGTCCTCGACGGCGCGTGGTACGGCTCTGAGGGGCACCGGGTCTGGTCCGTCGGCGATTGCGGTCGACTGGTCTACCGGGTCGACCTCGCCGAGGGCGGTAGCGAGTTCCTGCTGCTGCGTCTCGGCGCCGTCGTCGACGGCGCCGAGGGCGACGAGATCTTCGTCGAGATCGACGGGCAGGCTCTCGCTCCGCTGCCCGTCCCGGCCGGTGCCGTCGGGGGTGTCGACCTCGGCGAGGTTCTGGTTCCGCTCGGCGGGCTGCTGCCGCCGGGACGCCGGCGCGTCGAGATCGGCCTGCGTCGCGGTCGACGCACCGCGCCGCTCCTCCTCGGCCTGTCCGCCGACGCCCGCGAACTCGGCGTGATGTTCAAGGGCGCCCGGCTCGACGGCTGCATGCCAGGCGAGAGCCTGGTCGGCCTCGACGACGGCGAGCCGGCCGAGCGTGCGCGGCGCTACCAGGCCGCCTATCTCGAACTCCTGGAGCGGCCGCGCCTCGTGGTCGACGTGTCGGCGCTCGGTGACGGCGTCGAAGCGCCGGGCGCCGCCGCGGCGATCGCCACCGCGCTCGCCCGGCGCTCGGTGCAGGGCCTCCGTCCGGTGCTCGCCCGCCGCGACGGCCGCGGCTACGTCGCCGCGACGGCCGGCCCCGACGCGGAGGTGATCGACCTGCGCCCCGGCGACCGTGTCCTGCTCGTCCTCGAGGGCGGCCCGACCGAGGACAACCTCGCGGCGCTCTCGGACGTCCTGGCGCTGCGCTGCGGCAAGGGCCTCGTCGTGGTCGAGCCGGCCGCCGACGGCTTCCCCTGGCGGCTCGATTCCAACCTGCTGCGCGACGGTGCGTGGCTGGGGGCGGTCGACGGCATTGTACCGGACCTCTCGATGTGGCCGGGGCTGCCGACCGGGGGGCGCTCGGTCGCGCTCGACGTCCACCGGGTCCGTGTGCTGGACGCGGAGGAAGGCGGGATCGCCGAAGTCGCCGTCGAGGTCGCCGAGGCGCTGGCGGGGGCCGTCGCCGCGGCCGGAGCCGAACTCGATCCCGACCGCTACGGCACCGCGACCTATTTCGCGACCTCCCCGCGCCTGCAGACCCAGTGCGGCCGGCGCGAGGGCGGCATGATCCGGTCGAGCGAACGGGCCGGCTATCTGGTGTTCGGCCCCTACGTTCCGGTCGGGTCGGGTCGCTACGACGTCGAGATCTACGGCGAGGGCGACGCGGCCACCTTCTCGGACTGCGTCGCCGACGTCAGCGCCCGACAGGGTACGCTGACCCTGGCGGCCGCCGGCCTCGCCGTGCTCGCCGAAGGCGTCGACGCCAAGGGCGGGCTCGTCGCCCGCTTGGCGGTCGAGATCGAAGAGCCGGTCGACGATCTCGAGGTCCGCGTCTTCGTGAAGGCGGACTCGGTGGTGGACTTCCGCTGCATGCGGATCGTCCGTCGCGGCGACCTCGAAGCGCCGGCCGCCGTCGAGGTCGAGCCGCAGGAGCCGGCCGACCTCGGCGTCGACGCCGACTTCGAGGGCGACCTCGCCTGA
- the rfbC gene encoding dTDP-4-dehydrorhamnose 3,5-epimerase, protein MQTIETSIPGILRVVPKRHSDPRGYFSEVFRDDLFRAGVADLAFIQDNMSLSREVGTIRGLHFQSEPKPQGKLVRCLAGAILDVAVDIRVGSPTFGRHVAVELTPENGEWLWIPVGFAHGFCTLVPDTVVLYKVTDYYSAAADKGVAFDDPDIGIAWPVEPAAAVLSDKDRRQPRLADLPTYFTHSA, encoded by the coding sequence ATGCAGACGATCGAGACGAGTATTCCCGGCATTCTCCGCGTCGTCCCGAAGAGGCATTCCGATCCGCGCGGCTATTTCTCCGAGGTCTTCCGTGACGACCTGTTCCGCGCCGGCGTCGCGGACCTCGCGTTCATCCAGGACAACATGTCTCTCTCGCGCGAAGTCGGCACCATCCGTGGGCTGCACTTCCAGAGCGAGCCGAAGCCGCAGGGCAAGCTGGTGCGCTGCCTCGCCGGCGCCATCCTCGACGTCGCCGTCGACATCCGCGTGGGCTCGCCGACCTTCGGCCGCCACGTCGCGGTCGAGCTGACGCCGGAGAACGGCGAATGGCTGTGGATCCCGGTCGGCTTCGCCCACGGCTTCTGCACGCTCGTGCCGGACACCGTCGTGCTCTACAAGGTGACCGACTACTATTCGGCCGCCGCCGACAAGGGCGTCGCCTTCGACGATCCGGACATCGGCATCGCCTGGCCGGTCGAGCCGGCCGCCGCCGTACTGTCCGACAAGGACCGCCGCCAGCCGCGGCTCGCCGACCTGCCGACCTATTTCACCCATTCCGCCTGA
- the rfbB gene encoding dTDP-glucose 4,6-dehydratase, translated as MRILVTGGAGFIGSAVVRHLVGLGAEVLTVDKLTYAGNLESLRTIENAPNHRFLKADICDRGAIAEAFASFRPERVYHLAAESHVDRSITGAADFVNTNVFGTFTMLEAARAHYAGLSAEEKAAFRFLHVSTDEVYGSLGPDGLFTETTPYDPSSPYSASKAASDHLAVAWHRTYGLPVVISNCSNNYGPYHFPEKLIPLIILNALHGKPLPVYGDGSNIRDWLYVEDHAKAIHLIGSKGRFGEKYNVGGRNERKNIDVVRRVCAILDDAAPKAEKHESLIRFVTDRPGHDHRYAIDATKLESELGWRAEETFETGIDKTVRWYLANEWWWRPLRDKVYAGERLGVLNQAG; from the coding sequence ATGCGCATTCTGGTCACCGGCGGCGCCGGTTTCATCGGATCGGCCGTGGTCCGCCATCTGGTCGGACTCGGCGCCGAGGTCCTGACGGTCGACAAGCTGACCTACGCCGGCAACCTCGAATCGCTGCGCACGATCGAGAACGCCCCGAACCACCGCTTCCTGAAGGCCGACATCTGCGACCGCGGCGCGATCGCCGAGGCCTTCGCCTCGTTCCGGCCGGAGCGCGTCTACCACCTCGCCGCCGAGAGCCACGTCGACCGTTCGATCACCGGCGCCGCCGACTTCGTGAACACCAACGTCTTCGGCACCTTCACCATGCTGGAGGCCGCCCGCGCGCACTACGCGGGCCTCTCCGCCGAGGAGAAGGCGGCTTTCCGCTTCCTGCACGTCTCCACCGACGAGGTCTACGGCTCGCTCGGCCCCGACGGTCTCTTCACCGAGACGACGCCCTACGACCCCTCCTCGCCCTATTCGGCGTCGAAGGCGGCGTCGGACCACCTCGCGGTCGCCTGGCACCGGACCTACGGCCTGCCGGTGGTGATCTCGAACTGCTCGAACAACTACGGGCCCTACCACTTCCCCGAGAAGCTGATCCCGCTGATCATCCTCAACGCCCTGCACGGCAAGCCGCTGCCGGTCTATGGCGACGGCTCGAACATCCGCGACTGGCTCTACGTCGAGGACCACGCCAAGGCGATCCACCTGATCGGCTCCAAGGGCCGGTTCGGCGAGAAGTACAACGTCGGCGGCCGCAACGAGCGCAAGAACATCGACGTCGTGCGCCGGGTCTGCGCCATCCTCGACGACGCCGCGCCGAAGGCCGAGAAGCACGAGAGCCTGATCCGCTTCGTCACCGACCGTCCCGGCCACGACCACCGTTACGCCATCGACGCCACCAAGCTCGAGAGCGAACTCGGCTGGCGCGCCGAGGAGACCTTCGAGACCGGCATCGACAAGACCGTGCGCTGGTACCTCGCCAACGAGTGGTGGTGGCGGCCGCTGCGCGACAAGGTCTACGCCGGCGAGCGCCTCGGCGTCCTGAATCAGGCGGGGTGA
- the rfbD gene encoding dTDP-4-dehydrorhamnose reductase, translating into MRLLVTGREGQVVTALKEIGPAAGHEIVALGRPDLDLADAASVAAAVERVRPDAVISAAAYTAVDKAETEPDVALAVNATGPGALAAAAARLGIPVVHLSTDYVFDGTKPTPYVETDPVGPRSVYGSTKLEGERAVLAAQPRSAVLRTAWVYAPFGANFVRTMLRLSETMDVVRVVADQRGTPTSAHDIAAAVVAVAGNLVARADDAALAGVFHMTGAGEATWADFAEAVFAGAARRGGKAPRVERITTAEFPRPAPRPANSRLDCGKLARTHGVTLPDWRVSLDAVLDRLLA; encoded by the coding sequence ATGCGTCTGCTCGTCACCGGCCGCGAGGGCCAGGTCGTCACCGCGCTGAAGGAGATCGGCCCGGCGGCCGGTCACGAGATCGTCGCGCTCGGCCGCCCCGACCTCGACCTCGCCGATGCCGCTTCGGTCGCGGCCGCGGTCGAGCGGGTCCGACCCGACGCCGTGATCTCCGCCGCCGCCTACACCGCGGTCGACAAGGCCGAGACCGAGCCGGACGTCGCGCTCGCCGTCAACGCCACCGGGCCGGGCGCGCTCGCCGCCGCGGCGGCGCGGCTCGGCATCCCGGTCGTCCACCTGTCCACCGACTACGTCTTCGACGGCACCAAGCCGACGCCCTACGTCGAGACCGATCCGGTCGGCCCGCGGAGCGTCTACGGCTCGACCAAGCTCGAGGGCGAGCGCGCGGTGCTGGCGGCGCAGCCGCGCTCGGCTGTGCTGCGCACCGCCTGGGTCTACGCCCCGTTCGGCGCCAATTTCGTGCGCACCATGCTGCGCCTGTCCGAGACCATGGACGTCGTCCGCGTCGTCGCCGACCAGCGGGGAACGCCGACGTCGGCGCACGACATCGCCGCGGCGGTGGTCGCGGTCGCCGGCAACCTCGTCGCCCGGGCGGACGACGCGGCGCTCGCCGGCGTGTTCCACATGACCGGCGCCGGCGAGGCGACGTGGGCCGACTTCGCCGAGGCGGTGTTCGCGGGCGCCGCCCGGCGCGGCGGCAAGGCACCGCGCGTGGAGCGCATCACCACGGCCGAGTTCCCGCGGCCGGCGCCGCGGCCGGCCAACTCGCGGCTCGACTGCGGCAAGCTCGCCCGCACCCACGGCGTGACGCTGCCGGACTGGCGCGTCTCGCTCGACGCGGTGCTGGACCGCCTGCTCGCCTGA